A part of Scleropages formosus chromosome 3, fSclFor1.1, whole genome shotgun sequence genomic DNA contains:
- the cfap70 gene encoding cilia- and flagella-associated protein 70, which produces MDPLQATRDKPVPVKITLHCGKNMKFSKGEPLLSFARAEFNDSVLGESQRLDSATDLLVEYKFTCSFDCYDGTITLDDIAQKPIILTVLEILPKEKKQKEEKTSVLGQAVVDLVPLLQGHRSFTATVPLHPTPGAPGEIAQQDSSCKPTLDVTICTPEPLLSDVQLSQSNLLKVVIETAYSVPEVWSNDTGLPFNYVAALQVPLSTEKDQVLLFSNGVLKMGGERETVPRPKRWPLGPMLAPGAQFIPGGVIGEPTEMEVGDLTSTEEKEFRVEVETNRKRVSWDTERRCFMDAGAVACLIRRIVDCRLWPVEVMRSPDPGVTRGGKQGKDKPAEDEIQIPFHGVAYLDMVPLLYPGVKHIRGAYLIYPFYETDLQAKTKQNTSVLRETMRMPALQGRGQASSNRPFDTQKAAKETKEAPKKVQQKLTAAESLTEIDVLGNPEGQMYTEARTYIVIEISLEKPLLPKRPPEELAKRVMELIPPRPPLPRRPAGAERAVLEYQAQINSVTGQILEQYQQLFGAALVSGSQPLDLAAQEQRKTQLIGELNYSGKYFAFKEQIKHSVVRIAREKMLRTEAFTDQEQLQGFLSQLYVFLVDEMHVALNKILSVDAPEDQPGSPLNCAQLKHFALEAQLNQDYQLAATYYQERIARDSRDPGHWFDYGVFHLLTKDYLKAEECLRQAVSVNQSHVPSLLMCGILAEMAGHFEEAETFIERATRVAPTSVTAWTLFGLFYEGQENAIQAEMAFLEANKQLKTTPVKTMLINSETKTETHKEGVPQHNPAMRSNAEANAGQMATDSYSNQGKKELGGTPTAPDPRPVTSRCHSSSVKLSTTIYMETVRFLLDSNALQMAQRALAQELLCPEGGPSSSYYLALARLQLLSGDFGSAEVSLKEALKDTFENPDVWAWSGHLHFLTGSYGEAKDCYKRTLDLVADPADTHAVYLRLAEIYLKEGKFEKAKTTYMRACKSSPSCLTWLGLGIACYQLGELTEAEDALMEANVLNNTNAEVWGYLSLVCLQAGKRLEAEQSYKYAIKLDLQNEKLLQEIKELQAQVRFGNPWF; this is translated from the exons ATGGATCCGCTTCAAGCAACGAGAGACAAGCCGGTGCCCGTAAAAATAACTCTGCACTGTGGTAAAAATATG AAATTCAGCAAGGGCGAGCCCCTGCTCAGTTTTGCGCGGGCCGAGTTCAACGACAGCGTGCTCGGAGAGTCCCAGAGACTGGACAGTGCTACGGATCTTCTTGTGGAGTATAAGTTCACCTGCAGCTTTGACTGCTATGATGGAACCATTACCCTAGATGACATAGCGCAAAAACCCATCATCT tgactGTGCTTGAGATCCTTCCAAAGGAGAAGAAGCAAAAGGAGGAGAAAACCAGTGTCCTTGGCCAGGCTGTGGTAGACCTGGTCCCTCTCCTGCAGG GTCACAGGTCATTTACCGCCACAGTTCCCCTGCACCCAACTCCAGGTGCACCTGGAGAAATAGCCCAACAAGACAGCAGCTGCAAG CCCACCCTGGACGTAACCATCTGCACCCCTGAGCCACTGCTCTCTGACGTACAGCTCTCACAGTCCAATCTGCTCAAAGTGGTTATAGAGACTGCCTACTCAGTCCCTGAGGTTTGGAGTAATGACACTGGACTTCCCTTCAACTATGTTGCTGCCCTTCAGGTGCCCCTGTCCACTGAG AAGGACCAGGTATTGTTGTTCTCCAATGGAGTTCTCAAAATGGGTGGAGAGCGGGAGACTGTCCCAAGACCTAAAAGGTGGCCCTTGGGCCCCATGTTGGCCCCTGGCGCACAGTTTATTCCAGGGGGGGTAATTGGGGAGCCCACTGAGATGGAAGTTGGGGACCTGACATCAACAGAG GAGAAAGAGTTCCGTGTGGAGGTGGAGACTAACAGAAAGCGGGTGAGCTGGGACACAGAGAGACGATGCTTCATGGATGCAGGGGCAGTGGCTTG TCTGATCCGACGCATAGTGGACTGCAGATTGTGGCCAGTAGAGGTCATGAGGTCCCCTGATCCCGGGGTCACTAGAGGTGGAAAGCAAGGCAAGGACAAACCG GCAGAAGATGAGATTCAGATCCCCTTTCATGGGGTGGCCTATCTGGACATGGTGCCCCTGCTTTACCCCGGCGTGAAACACATCCGGGGGGCTTACCTCATTTACCCGTTCTATGAGACTGACTTGCAGGCCAAG ACGAAACAAAACACCAGCGTCCTGAGAGAGACGATGAGGATGCCGGCGCTGCAGGGCAGAGGGCAAGCCTCCTCCAACAGGCCGTTCGACACGCAGAAAGCAGCCAAGGAAACCAAGGAAGCGCCCAAGAAG GTTCAACAGAAGCTGACGGCAGCTGAGAGTTTGACGGAGATAGATGTTCTGGGGAACCCCGAGGGTCAG ATGTACACGGAAGCCAGAACGTACATTGTCATTGAAATTTCCCTGGAAAAGCCCCTGCTGCCAAAGAGACCTCCGGAGGAATTGGCGAAAAG AGTGATGGAACTGATTCCTCCCAGACCCCCTCTGCCACGAAGACCAGCTGGAGCTGAGAGA gcAGTGTTGGAGTACCAAGCCCAGATTAATAGTGTGACAGGCCAGATCCTGGAGCAGTACCAACAGTTGTTTGGAGCTGCTTTGGTGTCTGGCTCGCAGCCGCTTGACCTGGCAGCCCAGGAGCAGCGGAAGACGCAGCTCATTGGAGAGCTGAACTACTCTGGGAAGTACTTTGCCTTCAAGGAGCAGATAAAG CACTCAGTGGTACGGATAGCAAGAGAGAAGATGCTGCGGACCGAGGCCTTCACTGATCAGGAGCAGCTGCAAGGATTCCTGAGCCAGCTGTATGTGTTCTTGGTGGATGAGATGCACGTCGCCCTCAACAAG ATCCTCTCAGTGGATGCTCCGGAGGACCAGCCTGGATCCCCACTCAACTGTGCCCAGCTCAAGCACTTTGCCCTAGAAGCCCAGCTGAACCAGGACTACCAGCTGGCTGCCACCTACTATCAGGAG CGGATTGCTCGAGACAGCAGGGACCCGGGCCACTGGTTTGACTACGGAGTTTTTCACCTGCTGACCAAAGACTACCTGAAGGCGGAGGAGTGCTTACGACAAGCTGTGTCTGTCAATCAGTCACATGTGCCAAG TCTCCTGATGTGTGGGATCTTAGCAGAGATGGCAGGTCACTTTGAGGAGGCGGAGACCTTCATTGAAAGGGCAACCCGTGTAGCTCCGACCAGCGTGACAGCATGGACGCTGTTTG GACTGTTCTACGAAGGACAGGAAAATgccatccaggcagagatggccTTCTTGGAGGCCAACAAGCAGCTGAAGACAACTCCAGTCAAGACTATGTTAATCAATAGTGAGACcaagacagaaacacacaaggaaGGGGTTCCACAGCACAACCCAGCCATGAGATCCA ATGCAGAGGCTAATGCAGGGCAAATGGCCACTGATTCGTACAGCAACCAAGGCAAGAAAGAGTTGGGAGGCACTCCTACTGCCCCTGACCCCAGACCTGTGACCTCTCGGTGCCACAGCTCATCTGTCAAGCTCAGCACCACCATCTACATGGAGACAGTGAGGTTCCTGCTGGACAGCAATGCACTTCAG ATGGCACAAAGAGCACTAGCCCAGGAACTTCTGTGTCCAGAGGGAGGCCCGAGTAGTTCCTACTACTTGGCTTTAGCCAGACTGCAGCTGCTGAGTGGTGACTTTGGCAGTGCTGAAGTTAGCTTGAAGGAGGCACTAAAGGACACTTTTGAG AACCCAGATGTGTGGGCGTGGTCTGGACACTTACACTTTTTGACGGGAAGCTACGGTGAGGCCAAGGACTGTTACAAGAGGACCTTGGACCTAGTGGCAGatcctgcagacacacatgcGGTCTACTTGCGTCTTGCAGAAATCTACCTGAAGGAAGGGAAG
- the LOC108928840 gene encoding uncharacterized protein LOC108928840 produces MLASTRAVNEAIALCEQEELRISESIQRWKEILRSMRRPQGDPPREDVKTVTEGSDAHAEEEEEDEEVELLQRALEKALLVRSTSGAAKGTASVDRESRDGKGRNRATGRNHPTGQLVHKRPSVSQKDWNRGSRSNAVSVATGKGKEAARCCTVTGRAAAGRASIAAQTRVTEQRGERQLCSSENNKRPVSAPAAGNRCRRQMDLRRSLVARDLGRVATTCQPLSKDPVSVAGGKRTAPGDNEQSSPKDDVYETVLLLLLLLFP; encoded by the exons ATGTTAGCGTCGACGAG GGCCGTGAATGAGGCCATCGCGCTGTGCGAGCAGGAAGAGCTCAGGATCAGCGAGAGCATCCAACGATGGAAAGAGATACTGCGATCCAT GAGAAGACCCCAGGGAGATCCTCCCAGAGAAGATGTGAAGACCGTCACCGAAG GGTCAGATGCGCAcgctgaggaagaagaggaggatgaggaagtgGAGCTGCTGCAACGAGCCCTGGAGAAGGCACTGCTTGTCCGGAGCACATCGGGGGCCGCCAAGGGTACGGCTTCTGTGGACCGGGAGAGCAGAGACGGGAAAGGCAGAAATCGGGCGACAGGGAGGAACCACCCAACTGGCCAGCTGGTCCATAAACGCCCCTCCGTGTCTCAGAAAGACTGGAATCGCGGATCTAGAAGCAATGCCGTGTCTGTTGCTACTGGGAAGGGTAAAGAAGCAGCACGTTGCTGCACGGTCACTGGCAGAGCCGCTGCAGGCAGAGCCAGTATTGCCGCCCAAACCAGAGTAACTGAGCAGAGGGGGGAAAGACAGCTTTGCAGCTCGGAAAACAACAAGCGTCCTGTCTCAGCTCCTGCTGCGGGGAACCGGTGCCGCAGGCAGATGGACTTGCGGAGAAGTCTGGTGGCCAGAGATTTAGGCAGAGTTGCCACCACTTGCCAGCCTCTCAGCAAGGATCCTGTCTCAGTTGCCGGTGGGAAGAGGACAGCGCCAGGAGACAACGAGCAGTCTTCTCCAAAAGATGACGTGTACGAAacagttttgttgttgttgttgttattatttccTTAA
- the LOC108928833 gene encoding tubulin epsilon and delta complex protein 2-like: MWPRGSPVDTRTEVEQLARFCRVLTHCYQNEVQAVRVGQLPDVGWERNYESLLMLEGLEKLVADLLQKVEQLKKESAAWNRLWSPASCALRRRWPWGDPSSLPLCPILTYTSEAELKELEGLRLRVALLEQEVQLHQVFSETLHLCLTSRLFSKDCPSPTVLRSLYSLLGEGGLQFPALVLDTEPD; this comes from the exons ATGTGGCCCCGGGGCAGTCCTGTGGACACCAGGACCGAGGTGGAGCAGCTTGCTAGGTTCTGCAGGGTCCTGACTCACTGCTACCAGAACGAAGTGCAAGCTGTCAGGGTGGGCCAGCTGCCAG ATGTGGGCTGGGAGAGGAATTACGAGTCCTTGCTGATGCTGGAAGGCCTGGAGAAGCTGGTGGCTGATCTCCTGCAGAAGGTGGAGCAGCTTAAGAAAG AATCAGCCGCTTGGAATCGTCTGTGGTCGCCAGCCAGTTGCGCCCTCAGGAGACGGTGGCCATGGGGGGACCCATCCAGCCTTCCGCTGTGCCCCATCCTCACGTACACAAGCGAGGCAGAGTTGAAGGAGTTGGAAGGATTGAGACTCAGAGTGGcgctgctggagcaggaggttCAGCTGCATCAG GTCTTCAGTGAAACCCTTCACCTCTGCCTCACCTCCAGGTTGTTCTCCAAGGACTGTCCAAGCCCCACTGTGCTTCGAAGCCTGTACTCGCTCCTAGGTGAGGGAGGACTTCAGTTCCCTGCCCTGGTCCTGGACACAGAGCCTGACTAG
- the LOC114910212 gene encoding transmembrane protein 100 — MGCTASPVSCQPPPFPAPPSQDGGQQHCEPKTPEVPSSLERLSQATGGMEKSWYRCIFPFGLISLVIGTAATSVTFTYDQLPQVRVLTENVDLAEKLAQRSPSWLFTKAGVPQEKAKSVGQETTKFNDKGVPWG, encoded by the exons ATGGGCTGTACCGCCAGCCCAGTGTCCTGCCAGCCACCACCATTTCCAGCACCCCCCAGCCAGGATGGAGGGCAACAGCACTGTGAACCCAAGACCCCAGAGGTCCCATCCTCGCTGGAACGACTATCGCAAGCCACCGGAGGCATGGAGAAGTCGTGGTACCGCTGCATCTTCCCTTTCGGTCTCATTTCGCTGGTGATTGGCACAGCCGCCACGAGTGTTACCTTCACCTATGACCAACTGCCGCAGGTGCGGGTGCT TACAGAGAATGTGGACTTGGCAGAGAAACTGGCCCAGAGGAGTCCCAGCTGGCTCTTCACCAAGGCAGGAGTACCCCAGGAGAAAGCAAAGTCAGTTGGACAGGAGACAACGAAGTTTAATGACAAGGGGGTTCCATGGGGCTGA